One stretch of Corynebacterium callunae DSM 20147 DNA includes these proteins:
- the dxr gene encoding 1-deoxy-D-xylulose-5-phosphate reductoisomerase, whose translation MGVRIDVVTKKILILGSTGSIGTQALEVIADNPQLFEVVGIAAGGSNPALIIEQARTLGLQPQQVAVAQEQAAREISAALGGEVISGADAARILVEETSADTVLNALVGSLGLAATLATLKSGAYLALANKESLVAGGDYVISQAKPGQIIPVDSEHSAMAQCLRAGTSAEVARIVLTASGGPFRGWTREQMWEVTPQQAAAHPTWAMGQMNTLNSATLINKGLELIEATLLFDTDADLIDVTVHPQSIIHSMITFKDGATIAQASPPSMKLPIALALDWPHRVPEAQPALDFSQAFSWTFEPVDSRAFPAVQLARDVAKQKGTYPAIYNAANEEAAAAFLNGRIRFPQIVDVVDEVLQGASQFAGVPSNVDEILATETEARLRANALIDRLAITTK comes from the coding sequence ATGGGTGTAAGAATAGATGTCGTGACTAAAAAAATTCTCATCTTAGGTAGTACCGGGTCCATCGGAACCCAAGCTTTGGAAGTTATCGCAGATAATCCACAGCTTTTTGAGGTTGTTGGCATCGCAGCCGGCGGTTCAAATCCAGCGCTAATTATTGAACAAGCACGCACTCTTGGACTACAGCCACAACAGGTAGCCGTGGCACAAGAACAAGCAGCCCGCGAGATCAGTGCAGCCCTGGGTGGGGAAGTTATCAGCGGGGCAGATGCTGCCAGAATCTTGGTGGAAGAAACCTCGGCGGATACTGTCCTTAATGCTTTGGTCGGTTCCTTAGGTCTCGCAGCTACGCTTGCCACCTTGAAATCTGGCGCTTATCTGGCTCTTGCTAATAAAGAATCGCTGGTAGCCGGCGGTGATTATGTGATCTCGCAGGCAAAACCCGGGCAGATTATTCCGGTGGATTCTGAACATTCAGCTATGGCGCAATGCCTGCGCGCAGGTACCTCAGCAGAGGTCGCACGCATTGTGCTGACAGCCTCAGGTGGCCCTTTCCGTGGCTGGACGCGCGAGCAAATGTGGGAGGTAACCCCGCAGCAAGCTGCCGCGCACCCAACTTGGGCAATGGGGCAGATGAATACTCTAAATTCTGCGACATTAATTAATAAGGGATTAGAGCTCATCGAAGCAACGCTGCTTTTTGATACCGATGCTGATCTCATTGATGTCACTGTGCATCCGCAGTCCATCATTCACTCAATGATCACTTTTAAAGATGGAGCGACCATTGCGCAGGCTTCACCACCTTCGATGAAGTTGCCCATTGCCTTAGCGTTGGACTGGCCACACCGGGTTCCAGAGGCGCAGCCGGCGCTTGACTTTAGTCAAGCGTTTTCCTGGACTTTTGAACCCGTTGACTCCCGTGCTTTCCCTGCCGTGCAACTGGCTCGGGACGTCGCAAAGCAAAAAGGTACTTATCCGGCAATTTATAATGCGGCGAATGAGGAAGCAGCTGCTGCGTTCCTGAATGGGAGGATTCGTTTCCCGCAAATTGTTGATGTTGTCGATGAGGTCCTCCAAGGAGCTTCTCAGTTTGCTGGTGTACCCTCAAACGTCGACGAGATTCTGGCCACGGAAACTGAAGCGCGCCTGCGTGCCAATGCTTTGATCGATCGTTTGGCCATCACTACAAAATAG
- the rlmN gene encoding 23S rRNA (adenine(2503)-C(2))-methyltransferase RlmN, translating to MATPVPLVFNAPKRGMPPAHFADLTNEARIEALKELGLPKFRLDQIARHYYGRLEADPTTMTDLPESAREEVKNALFPTLMEPLKVIQTDDDQTQKTLWKLHDGTLLESVLMRYRDRSTLCISSQAGCGMACPFCATGQGGLDRNLSIGEIVDQVRNAAATMQAEGGRLSNVVFMGMGEPLANYKRVVSAVRQITQPSPQGFGISQRSVTVSTVGLAPAIRKLADEEMSVTLAVSLHTPDDELRDTLVPVNNRWSVAEVLDAARYYADKSGRRVSIEYALIRDVNDQDWRADMLGEKLHKALGSRVHVNLIPLNPTPGSQWDAAPKARQDEFVRRVIAKGVPCTVRDTKGQEIAAACGQLAAEETAEQK from the coding sequence ATGGCTACACCTGTACCCCTGGTTTTTAACGCTCCGAAGCGCGGCATGCCCCCGGCTCACTTTGCTGACCTTACTAATGAGGCCCGCATTGAGGCTCTCAAAGAGCTCGGACTTCCCAAGTTCCGCCTCGATCAAATTGCTCGCCATTACTATGGCCGTCTTGAGGCTGACCCAACAACAATGACAGATCTTCCGGAAAGTGCCCGTGAAGAAGTCAAGAATGCTCTTTTCCCAACCTTGATGGAGCCTTTGAAAGTCATCCAGACCGATGATGATCAAACGCAGAAGACACTGTGGAAGCTGCACGACGGCACCCTGCTGGAATCTGTGCTGATGCGCTACCGCGATCGCTCCACGCTGTGTATCTCCTCCCAGGCGGGTTGTGGCATGGCGTGTCCATTCTGTGCAACCGGCCAGGGTGGACTAGATCGTAACCTCTCCATCGGTGAGATTGTCGATCAGGTTCGCAACGCTGCGGCCACCATGCAGGCAGAAGGCGGTCGCCTTTCCAACGTGGTGTTCATGGGTATGGGCGAGCCACTAGCCAACTACAAGCGTGTGGTCTCTGCAGTCCGTCAGATTACTCAGCCCTCCCCACAGGGCTTCGGAATCTCTCAGCGCAGTGTCACCGTCTCCACTGTCGGCTTGGCGCCTGCAATCAGGAAGCTTGCCGACGAAGAGATGTCCGTGACTCTCGCAGTGTCTTTGCATACTCCTGATGATGAATTGCGCGACACCCTCGTGCCGGTTAACAATCGTTGGTCTGTTGCTGAGGTGTTGGATGCTGCGCGCTATTACGCAGATAAGTCTGGACGTCGTGTCTCCATTGAGTACGCACTCATTCGCGATGTTAATGACCAGGACTGGCGTGCAGATATGCTCGGCGAGAAGCTACACAAGGCTTTGGGTTCCCGAGTTCACGTCAACCTCATCCCTCTTAACCCAACTCCAGGTTCCCAGTGGGATGCTGCTCCAAAGGCACGCCAGGACGAGTTTGTTCGTCGTGTTATTGCCAAGGGTGTTCCTTGTACCGTTCGTGATACTAAGGGCCAAGAGATTGCGGCTGCTTGTGGTCAGCTGGCTGCCGAGGAAACTGCAGAACAAAAATAA
- a CDS encoding M50 family metallopeptidase → MAAYLFGVVLFFLGIALTIALHEWGHYITAKAFGMKVRRFFIGFGPTIYSKQRGETVYGLKAVPVGGFCDIAGMTAQDELDPADQARAMYLKPWWQRIIVLSGGVIMNVIIGFLVLYAVAVSSGIPNPNVDTTATVDTVQCVPATQLSQTELSSCTGVGPAGEAGIKSGDRILAVNGEETADFTAVRDAVMSLPGQTATLTVEREGELFDVDLQVAEVTRLTTDGSEVTVGAVGMTSLPPTDVYKKYGPVEGLGATAQFSGDMLQSTLEGLKEFPAKIPGVVASIFGAERDVESPMSVVGASRIGGEFVERSMWDMFLMMLASLNFFLALFNLVPLPPLDGGHIAVVLYEKVRDLFRKMRGLAPAGPADYTKLMPITVTVAAILMTVGGLVIVADIVNPIRLFG, encoded by the coding sequence GTGGCAGCCTATCTTTTTGGTGTCGTACTGTTTTTTCTCGGCATCGCTTTAACAATTGCACTTCACGAGTGGGGGCACTACATCACGGCGAAGGCTTTCGGTATGAAAGTGCGTCGCTTCTTCATCGGCTTTGGGCCCACCATTTATTCTAAACAGCGTGGTGAGACTGTTTATGGCCTCAAAGCTGTGCCGGTGGGCGGTTTTTGTGACATTGCTGGAATGACCGCCCAAGATGAGCTTGATCCCGCCGATCAGGCCCGTGCTATGTACCTAAAGCCCTGGTGGCAGCGCATTATTGTGCTCTCCGGCGGCGTAATTATGAACGTTATTATCGGCTTTTTGGTGCTTTATGCCGTAGCCGTGAGCTCGGGAATTCCCAACCCCAATGTGGATACCACCGCAACTGTGGACACCGTGCAGTGTGTCCCGGCCACCCAGCTTTCCCAAACTGAGCTTTCCAGCTGTACCGGTGTCGGCCCAGCGGGTGAGGCCGGCATTAAATCTGGCGACCGCATCCTGGCCGTCAACGGTGAGGAAACCGCGGACTTCACCGCGGTCCGCGATGCTGTTATGAGCCTGCCGGGCCAAACTGCGACCTTGACCGTTGAGCGCGAGGGGGAGCTTTTCGACGTCGACCTGCAGGTGGCGGAAGTAACTCGACTGACAACTGATGGCAGCGAAGTAACAGTTGGTGCCGTTGGTATGACCAGCCTGCCGCCTACTGATGTGTATAAAAAATATGGCCCAGTGGAAGGTTTAGGGGCAACTGCACAATTTAGCGGTGATATGTTGCAGTCCACTTTGGAAGGACTGAAAGAATTCCCCGCTAAGATCCCGGGTGTTGTCGCATCTATCTTTGGTGCTGAGCGTGATGTGGAAAGCCCCATGAGTGTGGTTGGTGCATCGCGTATTGGTGGCGAATTTGTTGAGCGCTCCATGTGGGACATGTTTCTCATGATGCTGGCCAGCCTAAACTTCTTCCTTGCCCTGTTTAACCTGGTTCCACTGCCACCTCTTGATGGTGGACATATTGCCGTGGTGCTTTATGAAAAGGTACGAGACCTCTTCCGCAAGATGCGTGGCCTGGCACCTGCGGGTCCTGCTGACTACACCAAACTAATGCCCATCACCGTTACTGTTGCTGCCATCTTGATGACAGTCGGTGGCCTGGTGATTGTGGCAGATATTGTGAATCCCATTCGACTTTTCGGCTAG
- a CDS encoding ABC transporter ATP-binding protein: MTDTPPTSKTNQEDTKVCPVDPSTQAVALRGLTKEYNGTVVVDNIFLDIPIGAIYGIVGPNGAGKTTMLSMATGLLRPTKGSAWIAGANVWDEPLEAKKAMGLLADGLPIFDRLSGRELLTYVGALRGLDEDVVQLRSAELLEALGLAEAGDKRIVDYSAGMTKKILLAQALLHNPKVLILDEPLEAVDPVSGRLIQQILRNFAAAGGTVVLSSHVMELVEGLCDHVAIINKGVVELASHVKDIPSEKSLTDLFVDIVGGAALAEGSLAWLGGGEK, translated from the coding sequence GTGACTGATACTCCGCCGACCTCAAAAACTAATCAAGAGGATACAAAGGTCTGCCCCGTAGATCCGAGTACCCAAGCAGTGGCCTTGCGCGGGCTCACCAAGGAATACAACGGGACGGTGGTCGTCGATAATATTTTCCTTGATATTCCAATCGGCGCCATCTACGGCATCGTCGGGCCCAATGGTGCAGGTAAGACCACGATGTTATCCATGGCTACTGGGCTTTTGCGGCCAACTAAAGGCAGTGCCTGGATTGCAGGCGCAAATGTGTGGGATGAACCCTTAGAAGCAAAGAAGGCAATGGGTTTATTGGCAGATGGTTTGCCTATTTTTGATCGTCTCTCCGGCAGGGAATTGCTCACCTATGTGGGAGCCTTACGTGGATTAGACGAGGATGTGGTCCAGCTTCGCAGTGCCGAGCTGTTAGAGGCGCTAGGGCTTGCTGAGGCGGGGGATAAGCGCATCGTCGACTACTCGGCGGGCATGACCAAGAAAATTTTGCTAGCTCAAGCCCTGTTGCATAATCCCAAAGTATTGATCCTAGACGAACCTTTGGAGGCTGTAGATCCTGTTTCAGGGCGTCTTATTCAACAAATCTTGCGTAATTTCGCTGCCGCAGGTGGCACTGTAGTGCTCAGCTCCCACGTGATGGAATTGGTGGAAGGGCTATGTGATCACGTAGCGATTATCAACAAGGGTGTCGTTGAATTAGCTTCCCACGTTAAGGACATTCCTTCGGAAAAGTCTCTTACCGACCTTTTTGTCGATATTGTAGGCGGCGCTGCATTGGCAGAGGGCAGCCTCGCCTGGTTGGGTGGGGGAGAAAAATAA
- a CDS encoding LapA family protein, with protein MSNKPVEPTASHSQDLPTGFDPAYAGNGEYNEFEAQEISTNTEVSANTPAIREEIDHSQTKKQQEVASGKTVAGGTWVALIIGAILLIGLLIFIMQNQTSVELNLFAWSFQFPAGIGFLLAAVTGALIMALVGGVRMFEYRRQIKKLRKSL; from the coding sequence ATGAGCAATAAACCAGTGGAACCTACTGCGTCCCATTCACAAGACCTTCCCACCGGTTTTGACCCAGCGTATGCGGGTAACGGTGAGTACAACGAGTTTGAAGCTCAAGAAATTTCAACAAACACAGAAGTGTCTGCAAACACACCAGCCATTCGTGAAGAGATCGACCACTCTCAGACTAAAAAGCAGCAAGAAGTGGCATCCGGCAAGACCGTAGCGGGTGGAACTTGGGTGGCTTTGATCATTGGTGCAATCCTACTCATTGGACTTCTGATCTTCATCATGCAAAATCAGACCAGCGTAGAGCTTAATCTCTTTGCTTGGTCCTTCCAATTCCCAGCCGGAATCGGATTCCTGCTTGCTGCTGTCACCGGAGCCTTAATTATGGCTTTGGTCGGTGGCGTTCGCATGTTTGAATACCGTCGCCAGATCAAGAAGCTGCGCAAATCACTCTAA
- the ispG gene encoding flavodoxin-dependent (E)-4-hydroxy-3-methylbut-2-enyl-diphosphate synthase codes for MSTPIGLGLPPTPPPVLAPRRKTRQLMVGKVGVGSDYPISVQSMTTTKTHDINATLQQIAQLTASGCDIVRVACPKTVDAEALPIIAKKSPIPVIADIHFQPKYIFAAIDAGCAAVRVNPGNIKEFDGRVQEVAKAAGAANIPIRIGVNGGSLDKRILDKYNGKATPEALVESALWEASLFEEHGFGDIAISVKHSDPVLMVEAYRQLAEVSDYPLHLGVTEAGPKFMGTIKSSVAFGALLSQGIGDTIRVSLSADPVEEIKVGDQILQSLNLRPRKLEIVSCPSCGRAQVDVYSLAEEVTEALDGMEVPLRVAVMGCVVNGPGEARDADLGVASGNGKGQIFVKGEVVKTVPESQIVQTLIEEAMRLAEEMDPEVLAAANAQGMKAEVKVTK; via the coding sequence TTGTCTACCCCAATTGGCCTTGGCCTTCCTCCAACTCCACCACCAGTTTTGGCGCCTCGTCGCAAGACTCGCCAGCTAATGGTGGGCAAGGTAGGCGTTGGTTCTGATTACCCCATCTCGGTACAGTCCATGACCACCACCAAGACCCATGACATCAACGCAACCCTGCAGCAGATTGCTCAGCTCACCGCTTCAGGCTGCGATATTGTGCGCGTGGCTTGTCCAAAGACTGTGGACGCTGAAGCACTGCCAATTATTGCCAAGAAGTCTCCAATCCCAGTGATTGCAGATATTCACTTCCAGCCTAAGTACATCTTCGCTGCTATTGATGCAGGTTGTGCAGCTGTGCGTGTGAACCCCGGCAATATCAAGGAATTTGATGGCCGTGTGCAAGAAGTAGCTAAGGCTGCTGGCGCTGCGAATATCCCAATCCGAATCGGTGTTAACGGCGGTTCCCTGGATAAGCGCATCCTAGATAAGTACAACGGCAAGGCCACCCCAGAGGCTTTGGTTGAATCTGCACTGTGGGAAGCCAGCCTCTTTGAAGAGCACGGTTTTGGTGATATCGCTATCTCCGTTAAGCACTCTGACCCAGTTCTTATGGTTGAGGCTTACCGTCAGCTAGCTGAAGTTAGCGATTACCCACTACACCTGGGCGTTACCGAAGCTGGTCCAAAGTTCATGGGCACCATCAAGTCTTCCGTAGCCTTTGGTGCACTGTTGTCCCAGGGCATTGGCGATACCATCCGTGTTTCCCTCTCTGCCGATCCAGTTGAGGAAATCAAGGTTGGAGACCAGATTCTACAGTCTTTGAACCTGCGTCCTCGCAAGCTGGAAATCGTTTCCTGCCCTTCCTGTGGCCGTGCCCAGGTTGATGTGTATTCCTTGGCTGAAGAGGTCACCGAGGCACTTGATGGCATGGAAGTTCCATTGCGTGTTGCTGTAATGGGCTGTGTTGTTAACGGCCCAGGCGAAGCTCGCGACGCTGACCTTGGCGTTGCTTCTGGCAATGGCAAGGGTCAGATCTTTGTTAAGGGCGAGGTTGTTAAGACTGTCCCTGAATCTCAGATCGTGCAGACCCTTATTGAAGAGGCAATGCGCCTGGCAGAAGAGATGGACCCAGAGGTCCTCGCAGCTGCCAACGCACAAGGAATGAAAGCAGAAGTAAAGGTTACAAAGTAG
- a CDS encoding ABC transporter ATP-binding protein, whose product MSLTAKNISLTVADGTNSRTLLNNVSLDIKSGEVVGIVGPSGSGKSTLLGVLGCLQDADAGTAILETATSSVDLLNLKNAQQAALLRREHIGIVFQQPNLLPSLRVIDQLMLIPHLGRVLPLSRSTKKRAEAKALELLSAIGLPNIAKRKVGELSGGQQARVNLARALMNEPDLLLVDEPTAALDQHSAREITQLIVSMAHEFSAATLYVSHDMEQIKALDRYIELVDGRVLDQEKVGATL is encoded by the coding sequence ATGTCTTTAACAGCCAAAAATATCAGCCTGACCGTCGCCGATGGCACCAATTCCCGCACTTTGCTCAATAATGTGTCTTTGGATATTAAATCCGGCGAAGTTGTTGGCATTGTTGGACCATCTGGCTCTGGTAAATCCACTCTCTTGGGAGTGCTGGGATGTTTGCAGGACGCAGATGCCGGCACTGCAATTCTGGAGACTGCCACCTCTTCGGTAGACCTGCTCAATCTGAAAAATGCGCAGCAGGCTGCGTTATTGCGACGTGAACACATTGGCATTGTGTTCCAGCAGCCTAATCTTTTGCCATCGCTTCGGGTTATTGATCAGCTCATGCTGATTCCACATTTGGGCCGCGTGCTTCCACTTAGCCGCTCCACTAAGAAGCGTGCTGAAGCTAAGGCATTGGAGCTTTTGTCAGCCATTGGGCTGCCAAATATTGCCAAGCGCAAAGTAGGTGAACTTTCCGGTGGTCAGCAGGCGCGCGTTAACCTCGCGCGAGCGCTCATGAATGAGCCAGACCTTTTGCTTGTCGACGAACCAACCGCTGCGCTTGATCAACATTCAGCCCGCGAGATCACTCAGTTAATTGTGTCTATGGCTCATGAGTTTTCGGCAGCAACCCTCTATGTCAGCCATGACATGGAACAAATTAAAGCACTCGACCGCTATATCGAACTAGTCGACGGTCGAGTGCTTGATCAAGAGAAGGTTGGAGCTACTTTGTAA
- a CDS encoding DUF2631 domain-containing protein gives MAGSSHTIEPEIYRGVSTLDEPSAAWGWHGLKRQTTQIAGWISVLFLLGYHFGNHKGHVETIWLTVITVLLVIGLLIHLFEPKLSQVRTVTARNKPVGHVEPDWTYDQSTLTGTWGNLSDAQLRSINVAPERVAHLRSVDADSSKELHN, from the coding sequence GTGGCTGGTTCCTCCCACACGATTGAGCCCGAGATCTACCGCGGTGTATCCACCCTTGACGAGCCTTCGGCTGCCTGGGGCTGGCATGGTCTGAAGCGCCAAACCACTCAGATCGCTGGCTGGATCTCCGTGTTGTTCCTACTTGGATACCACTTTGGTAACCACAAGGGTCACGTTGAGACCATTTGGCTCACCGTAATCACTGTCCTGCTTGTCATCGGCTTGCTGATCCACCTTTTCGAGCCAAAGCTTTCACAGGTTCGCACCGTCACGGCTCGTAACAAACCTGTTGGTCACGTTGAACCTGACTGGACCTACGACCAGTCCACCCTGACCGGCACCTGGGGTAACCTTTCCGATGCCCAGCTGCGCTCCATCAACGTTGCTCCAGAGCGCGTTGCCCACCTGCGTAGCGTTGATGCTGATTCCTCCAAGGAACTGCACAACTAA